A genomic stretch from Lathyrus oleraceus cultivar Zhongwan6 chromosome 2, CAAS_Psat_ZW6_1.0, whole genome shotgun sequence includes:
- the LOC127117843 gene encoding vesicle-associated membrane protein 711 has product MGILYALVARGTVVLAEFTGTTTNASAIARQILEKIPGDNDTHISYSQDRYIFHVKRTDGLTVLCMADENAGRRIPFAFLEEIHQKFVRTYGRAVLSAQAYGMNDEFSRVLSQQMEYFSSDPNADRINRLKGEMSQVRNVMIENIDKVLDRGDRLELLVDKAANMQGNTFRFRKQARRFRSNVWWRNVKLTIALILVLLLIAYGVLAFVCHGPALPSCF; this is encoded by the exons ATGGGAATTCTCTACGCACTGGTGGCGCGTGGAACGGTGGTTCTGGCAGAGTTCACCGGAACCACCACAAACGCAAGCGCAATCGCGAGACAGATTCTCGAGAAGATTCCCGGAGACAACGATACTCATATATCGTATTCTCAAGATCGTTACATCTTTCACGTTAAACGGACCGACGGACTTACCGTTCTTTGTATGGCGGATGAGAACGCCGGAAGGAGAATTCCGTTTGCGTTTCTTGAGGAGATTCATCAGAAGTTTGTTAGGACTTATGGACGCGCGGTTCTTAGTGCGCAAGCTTATGGAATGAATGATGAgttttctagggttttgagtcAGCAAATGGAGTATTTCTCTAGTGATCCTAATGCGGATAGGATTAATCGGCTCAAAGGTGAAATGTCTCAG GTACGAAATGTCATGATAGAAAATATTGACAAGGTTTTGGATAGAGGTGATAGATTGGAATTGCTGGTGGATAAAGCAGCTAATATGCAAGGAAACACATTTCGCTTCAGGAAGCAAGCTCGCCGTTTTAGAAGCAATGTGTGGTGGAGGAATGTCAAACTCAC GATTGCTCTTATACTCGTCCTACTTTTGATAGCCTATGgtgtgttggcttttgtttgcCATGGGCCTGCGCTACCGTCTTGCTTCTAG